A region of Vigna radiata var. radiata cultivar VC1973A chromosome 6, Vradiata_ver6, whole genome shotgun sequence DNA encodes the following proteins:
- the LOC106763194 gene encoding cellulose synthase-like protein E1 → RDHDTILQIVLHKNDLHGSKDEDGCILPTLVYMAREKRPQYHSHYKAGAINSLLRVSSSISDGKIILILDCDMXSTHSQSVRDALCFFMDEDKGPEIAYVQFPQSFDNIGKNDLYGNSLLEIVEVDLPGTDGFGGPIFIGTCCFLRRDALCWNKFSREYKNEWNDENENEVTEVNLDELAKNSKALADCTYETNTLWGKKIGSIYGCLVEDVVTGLWIQSQGWKSVYYNPSIRAFSGIAPTNLLRSLVQLRRWGEGQLQILFSEFRPKCYGHNKVKLGLQWGYLHYNTFAITSLSVLYYSIIPPLYLLKGISFFPKMCSLWFIPFACVIVGEIAYSLIEGLSKGGSIQGWCNGIRMWLYVRSSSFLFSLLSFILGFFGRSNXSFLLTPKVTEDDLAQRYEKEIMEFGTSSPYFTVLATIALLNLFCLLSTLKDLXLAKSAFAGEKMALQVLLCGFLVFINFPIYEAILIRKDKGRMPTXLSVKSTIIAFTASVFFKLFN, encoded by the exons CGTGATCACGACACTATCCTTCAA ATAGTTTTGCATAAAAACGACTTGCATGGATCAAAGGATGAAGATGGCTGTATTTTGCCAACGTTAGTGTATATGGCTCGTGAGAAGAGACCTCAGTATCATAGTCACTATAAAGCCGGAGCTATAAATTCATTG CTAAGAGTGTCTTCAAGTATTAGCGATGGGAAAATCATTCTAATTCTAGATTGTGACATGTNCTCAACCCATTCTCAATCAGTGAGAGACGCTCTATGTTTCTTCATGGACGAAGATAAAGGCCCAGAAATTGCTTACGTGCAATTTCCGCAAAGTTTTGATAATATAGGAAAGAATGACCTCTACGGGAATTCTTTACTTGAAATTGTGGAG GTAGACCTCCCTGGCACGGATGGTTTTGGTGGCCCTATTTTCATTGGAACTTGTTGCTTTCTTAGAAGAGATGCTCTGTGTTGGAACAAGTTCAGTCGTGAATACAAAAATGAATGGAATgatgagaatgagaatgaggTGACTGAAGTAAACTTGGATGAACTAGCAAAAAATTCAAAGGCTTTAGCAGATTGCACTTATGAAACAAATACTTTATGGGGGAAAAAG ATTGGTTCAATATATGGGTGTCTTGTGGAGGACGTGGTAACAGGGCTATGGATACAGTCACAAGGATGGAAATCAGTATACTATAACCCATCAATAAGAGCTTTTTCTGGTATTGCTCCAACTAACTTACTTCGCTCACTAGTTCAACTAAGAAGATGGGGTGAAGGTCAATTGCAGATTTTGTTTTCTGAGTTCAGACCTAAATGTTATGGTCATAACAAGGTCAAGTTAGGCCTACAATGGGGATATTTGCATTATAACACCTTTGCAATCACTTCCTTATCAGTACTATATTATTCCATCATCCCTCCACTCTATCTCCTTAAGGGCATTTCCTTCTTTCCAAAG ATGTGTAGCTTATGGTTTATACCTTTCGCATGTGTAATTGTTGGGGAAATTGCTTATAGTTTGATTGAGGGTTTGAGTAAGGGAGGATCAATCCAAGGTTGGTGCAATGGTATAAGAATGTGGTTGTACGTGAGATCAAGTTCCTTTCTATTTTCCTTATTAAGTTTCATCTTAGGATTCTTTGGACGTTCAAATNCATCATTTTTACTCACACCAAAGGTCACAGAAGATGATCTTGCTCAACGTTACGAGAAAGAGATCATGGAGTTTGGAACCTCTTCTCCTTATTTCACTGTTCTAGCAACAATTGCATTGCTCAAtctgttttgtttgctttcAACTTTAAAGGATTTGNTCCTTGCCAAAAGTGCTTTTGCTGGAGAGAAAATGGCATTACAAGTTCTTCTGTGTGGATTTTTGGTTTTCATCAATTTTCCCATATACGAAGCCATTCTTATTAGGAAGGATAAGGGTAGAATGCCAACCNTTCTTTCTGTGAAGTCTACTATAATAGCTTTCACTGCATCTGTCTTCTTCAAACTATTCAATTGA
- the LOC111241796 gene encoding cellulose synthase-like protein E1, translating to MRSGEQHSLFETRKDRARHIRRFYAVSVFLAICFVWAFRLSHIPANGEAGQWAWLGLFLAELWSGIYWLFYQALRWNMLFRTTFPDKLSQRYESRLPGVDIFVFTADAAVEPPLMVINTVLSVMAYDYPAEKLSVYLSDDGCSEITFYALLEASSFAKHWVPFCKRFKVEPRSPAAFFNNTHASTKSQDHNYDLRSCANPNTSMKHSERITLTPERVRPASLEYESRAITTCNYWPIISQDSPTKRSQDSPTKRNCC from the exons ATGAGAAGTGGTGAACAGCATTCACTGTTCGAGACTAGGAAAGACAGAGCAAGACACATTCGGAGGTTCTATGCTGTCTCTGTGTTTCTGGCAATATGCTTTGTCTGGGCATTCAGACTCAGCCACATACCNGCAAATGGGGAAGCTGGCCAATGGGCATGGCTCGGTTTGTTTCTTGCAGAACTCTGGTCTGGCATCTATTGGCTCTTTTATCAAGCCCTCCGTTGGAACATGCTCTTCAGAACAACCTTCCCCGACAAACTCTCTCAAAG ATATGAGAGTAGGTTGCCGGGAGTGGACATCTTTGTGTTTACGGCGGATGCTGCNGTGGAGCCACCGCTGATGGTGATTAATACGGTGCTATCTGTGATGGCTTATGACTATCCGGCTGAGAAGTTGAGCGTGTATCTCTCAGACGATGGGTGTTCGGAGATAACCTTTTATGCACTTTTAGAGGCTTCTTCCTTTGCCAAACATTGGGTTCCGTTCTGCAAGAGATTTAAGGTGGAACCGAGGTCACCTGCTGCCTTTTTCAACAACACTCATGCCTCAACAAAATCACAAGATCATAACTAT GACCTAAGATCGTGCGCGAATCCAAATACCTCGATGAAACACTCCGAACGTATCACTCTTACACCAGAACGGGTGCGacctgcaa GCCTCGAATACGAGTCAAGGGCTATAACCACTTGTAACTACTGGCCCATAATCTCGCAAGATTCGCCCACTAAGCGTTCGCAAGATTCGCCCACTAAGCGTAACTGTTGTTAA